The Moorena producens PAL-8-15-08-1 genomic interval GCGATCGCTAAAGGTTTACAAAATCAAGGCCATCGCCCCTTAATAGCCACTAGCGAAAGATACCGTCAACAAGTGGAAGCTCAAAGCATTGAATTTTATCCAGTTAGACCTGATAGTATACCTGACTTTGAAAGAGATAGGGAATTTCTGAGTCTAATGATATACCAAAAGCGAGCGATCGAGTACGTCGTCTGTTATATGTTAATGCCCCATTTACGGGCTAGTTATGCTGACCTAATGGCAGCAAGTGGTGGAGCTGATTTGCTCATCACTCATCCCCTCACGTTTGCAGGTCCTCTGGTGGCAGAAAAAATTGGTATCCCTTGGGTTTCTTGTTTTCTTTCTCCTTACTCTTTCTCATCTGCTTACGATCTCCAAAGTTATCTTTGGAGCGGAAATATTCCCCTCTCCTCTCAGGAAAAAACCCAGATCATAGGAATGCAAGATAGCATAGCACGACATTTTCAATGGCAAGCACGTTTTTGGATAGCCCCTTGGCAACAACTACGGCAGGAACTTGGTTTAACACCCTGTAATCCTCTATTTGACGGTTTGCACTCACCCTATTTAGTTTTGGGGCTGTTTTCTGAGATGTTAGCAACCCCACAACCGGACTGGCCTGACTCAACTGTGGTTACAGGTTTTCCTTTTTACCGCCCCCACAACTCAGAGGGTTTATCTGCAAAACTGATGGAGTTTTTAGATAGTGGGGAGCCTCCCATCGCTTTTACTTTAGGTTCATTGGCAGTTATGTCTGCGGGGAACTTTTACATTGAGGCGGCTACTGCCTTAAGAGAGTTGGGTTATAGAGCTGTTTTGTTAATGGGCAAGGAAGCGCAACAAGTGTCGTCAGAGTCCCTGCCAAAGGGGACTATTGCAGTGGACTACGCCCCACACTCTGAACTTTTTCCTCGGTCAATGGCAATCGTGCATCACGGTGGTATTGGTACTACTGGAGAGGCAATGCTGTCAGGTCGTCCAATGTTGGTAGTGCCTGATGATTTTGACCGTTATGATAATGCAGCACGGATAGTGAGCTTAGGGGTAGGTCGGCAAGTGAGTCGCGATCGTTATTCGGCTACAGTATTAGCTAGGGAGTTAAAGCAATTGTTACTTGACCCAGTTTATGAGGAGCGAGCAGCCAGTGT includes:
- a CDS encoding glycosyltransferase, which encodes MTHKTQLNPQEKLTLTQPKTTSSKRIVLTTFGTLGDLYPYLAIAKGLQNQGHRPLIATSERYRQQVEAQSIEFYPVRPDSIPDFERDREFLSLMIYQKRAIEYVVCYMLMPHLRASYADLMAASGGADLLITHPLTFAGPLVAEKIGIPWVSCFLSPYSFSSAYDLQSYLWSGNIPLSSQEKTQIIGMQDSIARHFQWQARFWIAPWQQLRQELGLTPCNPLFDGLHSPYLVLGLFSEMLATPQPDWPDSTVVTGFPFYRPHNSEGLSAKLMEFLDSGEPPIAFTLGSLAVMSAGNFYIEAATALRELGYRAVLLMGKEAQQVSSESLPKGTIAVDYAPHSELFPRSMAIVHHGGIGTTGEAMLSGRPMLVVPDDFDRYDNAARIVSLGVGRQVSRDRYSATVLARELKQLLLDPVYEERAASVGSLLRAEDGVRRAVDAIEPLLRLVHVTA